In the Arachis hypogaea cultivar Tifrunner chromosome 20, arahy.Tifrunner.gnm2.J5K5, whole genome shotgun sequence genome, TGGTGTAAGACATGGAACAATGCTCTTATGGTCAAAGTTTTGGGAAAACATGTGACTTTCACTTTCATGGAGCAACACCTTCGAAGAGACTGGGAAGGTAAAGGTAAGATTCATGTCATTGATATGAATCGTGACTATTTTTTGGTTCATTTTTCAGATGAGGAGGACTACGCTCATGTGCTTATGGAAGAGCCTTGGATGGTCACCGGACACTATCTTATTGTTTAGAGATGGAGACCCTTTTTCTTATCAGGATCCACAGAAGTTAGGAAAATCGCTGCCTGGATCCGCATCCCGAATCTCCCTATTGAACTTTATAATCATCGCTTCCTTtggagggtaggttcggccattgaTCATATGCTCAAGGTCGATCGAACCACGTCTATCCACTCAAAGGGAAAATTCGCCCGTATATATGTAGAGATCGACCTGGCAAAACAACTTGTGCCCATATCTCGATGCTTGGATGTGAACTACACCTTGAATATAAAAGTCTGTATCAAATTTGTTTTACTTGTGGCAGGTATGGACATAGATCAGAGCAGTGCATGGAAAACCTAACAACTAGTGGCAATCCTATGGATGATGTCGGAGTCGGAAATAATCCTCCAGTGGAGGTAACGGCTGAGAATGGTGATGACCAAAATGGGAAGTTTGGAGCTCCACAAAATCAGCACAATCATGACATTTATGGCAACGGTCAAACTAACCCTGATTTCGGTCCTTGGATAATGGTCAAAAGATACGCAAATAAAAAGAAGATCCAAATAGGACAGAAAGAATCTCATGGTAATCAGAAGCTAGTTACTAAATATAACTCTGAAAAGGACGAGTCTCCAAAAAAGAAAGATTCTGATGGATCTCGATTTACGATCTTGCATGAGGAAAGTTCGGAGGACGTTCAGAAAAGTATGGAAGATGTAGAGAAGGTCCAAAAGTCAATAGAAGTCAACGGGCTGCAATAGACCCAAGCCCAACATGCGATGGTCAAGGCCCATGTCCAAAAAAGGATCTTGAGACAAGGAGCTGGGAAAAacccacaaaataaaaaaaactatgccTCCCCCAAAAGGCTTATCTGAACCGGGTGGGAAGCCAAACTACAAcaagaataaagagaaaaatctTGCAATTGCCTTACCTAACCCTAAAAGGATGGAAAATCCACCAAGAGCTGTCAAAGGGAAAGATACAGATCCTGAACTTGAAGGTATGGAGCTGGTGGTCAAGGAGTATATGAAGAGGATAGAGCGAGAGAAATGGGAAGCCTTCGATTCTTTGAAGAATGCCCGTATGACCCTGGATCAGCATGTAGTCCGGGATAATATGTTGTTTAATTCGGGAAAGAACCAACATCCACCAGGTGAACGATTAGGGATTGTCGAGCCCAGAGGCAATCAAGTGAAGCAATCAGATGTTCTCATGGTGGAAGCTGGTAGCAGGGACAAAAAGGAGGAATCGTCCTCCAGGGACCAGGTAGGTCCGGAACAAGGGGCCCTTGCCCGCAAGTGATCCTGGTCGTTGATGGCTCCTCCTCCCTTGCATCTTTGATAATGAATATCATTAGCTGGAACTGTAGGGGTGCTGGCAGTAAAGCCTTCCCGTCGATTATCCGGGACCTGCAACAAGAGTATGAAACTTCTTCTTTTTGTTAGAAACTCATGTAAGTGGAACACGAGGCAAACAGATTCGGGACAAGATGGGTTTTGATAAATCCTTTGTTGTGGATGCTCTGGGTCACTCTGGAGGAATATGGTGTCTTTGGGACTCCTCTGTTTGGAGCGTGGATGTTCTGGAACATGATAGGCAATATATCCACCTTAAAGTCTCCGGTAATAACTGGAGCCCCTGGCTCTTTACAGCTGTTTACGGTAGCGCCCAAAAAGTGACCAGAAGAGCCTTGTGGAACTCACTTGAAACGTATGCTAGCAATGTTAATCTCCCCTGGTGCCTTTTGGGGGATTTTAATGCCATGTTGCATAATCATGAAAAGCCTGGTGGGACGATCAACAATAACCAGAGCGCCTACAAGGAGTTTCAAGAATGTATCTCAACTTGTGGCCTAGTTGATTTGGGTTATTCTGGTTGGCCGTTCACTTGGAAGAAAGGGAATCTTGCGAAAAGACTGGACAGGGGGCTGAGCAACTTGGAGTGGCAAATTGCCTTTCCTGGGGCTTATGTTAAACACCTGCCCATGCTCAAATCAGATCACTCGCCTATCTGTTTGCAACTACATATTGCTATGACACAGAATAGAGGTAGACGGCCGTTTTGTTTTCATGCAGCTTGGATTACCCACCCGGATTTTGGAAATGTTGTTGATACCTCGTGGAATGTCAAGAACTCTTGGGATGAGGGTATTTTAGATTTCAAGAATAAAATCAAGGAGTGGAATAGCTCGGTCTTTGGTAATATTTTCAAACGGAAACACAGAATCCTTAGAAGGCTCCAAGGTATTGCTACTAGTTTGGGGTATTCTCAGGATTCTTTTCTGGAAAAATTGCAAAAAGATCTGTGGTTGGAATGTGAAAACATTCTCATTCAGGAAGAAATTTTATGGTTCCAAAAAGCTAGGTGCAAATGGATCAAGTTTGGAGATCGAAATACGAAATTCTTTCATGGCTCTACAATGATTAGAAGGCGTAGAAATAAAATTACCTCCCTACAAAATGACAACGGTGACTAGATAACCGACAAGACTACTCTGAAAAATATGGCTACTACTTTCTTTTGGAATCTTTACTCTGACAGCCCTACTTATACCCCCTTCATTCTAAAGAATAGTTTTCCCGCTCTGAGTAGCTCCGACAACAACATCTTAGGCCAAAACGTGACTAACGAAGAAGTGAGAGATGCTATTTTTGGTATAGGCAGTTGGAAGGCACCCGGTAGGGATGGGCTTCAAGCCATCTTCTACCAGAGTCAGTGGAATAAAGTCGGCACTGATGTTTGTGATCTGACCAAGAATTTCTTTGAAGACTCGAGCAAGATCAGAAAGGTAAATGAGATGCTAATCACTCTATTCCCAAAGTGGAACCTGTCTCGCATTTAAGACAGCTGAGGCCCATCAGTCTCTGTAATATTTCCTATAAGGTGGTTACTAAGATTCTCGCTAAACGGTTGAGAAAAGTGATGGACAAATTAGTTATGCCCAATCAGTGCAGTTTTGTCCCCAGTAGGCACAGCTCCGATAACATCATCAACACTCAAGAGGTCATCCACTCTATGAGacagaaaaaaggaaagaaaggctGGATGGCTATCAAAATTGACTTGGAAAAGGCGTATGATAGGTTAAAGTGGTGCTTTATCAAGGAGACCCTTGCAGATATTGGGCTTCCCCAGAATTTTGTTAATCTTATCCTCTCTTGTATCTCGACCACCAGGATGAGGGTCCTTTGGAATGGGGAGGAACTGGAAGAATTTACACCTTCCAGAGGTATTAGACAAGGATATCCCATCTCTCCGTATATCTTTGTGCTCTGTATTAAATAACTCTCCTAACTCATTAGTACAGCAGTGGATCATGCCTTTTGGAAACCAATTCGACTCAAGAAGGATGGTCCCCCTATTTCTCACCTGTGCTTCACAGATGACATTATTTTGTTTGCAAAGGCCAATCTTGAACAAGCAAATGTCATTAATAAATGTCTCGAGGCTTTCTGTGATAGCTCGGGTCAGAGCGTCAGTAAAAAGAAAACTAGGGTCTTCTTCTCAAAGAATGTGGGCCACACAGTGCGAGCAGAGTTGAGTAATGTTTTGCAGTTTGTCAGAACTGATGACTTAGACAAATACTTAGGCATTCCGATTCTCCACTCCAAAGTATCCAAACATAACTTTAAGGGCATTATCAACAAGCTTCATGCCAGGCTCAATTCTTGGAAAGCTTCATCCTTGTCCCTTGCGAGAAGAGTGACTCTGGTGAAATCTGTCCTCTCATCTATGCCTTCATATAATATGCAATCTGCTGTTTTACCTTCCGCTACTTGTAATACTATTGACCGTATCTGCAGGAATTTTCTCTGGGAGAACACAGAACAAACCAAGAAAATACATCTTCTTAGTTAGAAGAGAGTCTGTGAACCTAAAAACTGTGGGGGTCTGGGTATTAGACATGCAAGCCAAATGAATCAAGCTTTCATGATGAAGGAAGGATGGGGACTTATTGAAAGAAAGGAGGCTCTTTGGGCTAGAGTACTCAGATCAAAATATGGCAGCAGCACGGATATCATGCCCAAGGTGGAAAGGAAGTGGAATAACTCAAATCTTTGGAAGGGTATCTGCTCTTCCTGAGAGAATGTCCAACAAAACTGCATTTGGAGAGTTGGGGATAGTTCCCAGATTCGCTTTTGGGAGCACTGCTGGATCCCAGGTGTAAGCAGTTTAAGTGAGACTGCAAAGCAGGTTAGTAATAATTCCATTCATTCAGATATGCTAATAGATTTCCTCGATGTCTCAGGGCAGTGGGATGTTAGGAAGCTGACTATATAGCCTGGGGATCGTAGATATCTCCCCACCGTCCCCGTGGAAGAAAGCTGACTATATAGCCTGGGGATCTTCCTTAGACATCCAATTCAGTATCAAGTCAGCGTCTCAGAACCTCATGGAGACCCAAGTTACTCCCAACAGTATCTTCCGTTTAGTGTGGATGTGGCAGGACCCTGAGCGTGTGAGAACCTTCCTATGGCTGGTGGCACACAACGCTATCCTCACCAACTTGAAAAGAAGACGTAGACACTTAACCACGGATGGCACTTGCCCTCGATGCCGACACCATGAAGAGTCAGTCATCCATGTCCTTCGAGACTGTTTCTATGCTAGAAGCGTATGGCAAAGGCTTATCCTACCTAATGGCATCAACTCCTTCTTCAACACTAGCCTCAACGATTGGTTATCTCTAAATCTTACCTCAAATAATAATTGGTCTAGCCTATTTGAAGTTGCTGTATCATCCTTATGGTTCTTCcgaaataaacttgttttcaatGGAGAGACTGTTGCTGCTACTAGTGTTGGCTACCAAATTCGAGCGCGAGCTTAGGAATTTCTAAAGGTGGTTAAGAGCAATCTAGATTCGAGAAATATTCGAGCTGCTACCGGGTGTCTTGTTGGCTGGTCGCGACCGGATGGAGATTGTGTTAAGTTGAATGTTGACGGTTCCTGGTATGCTCAGAGAAGTCACGCCGCTTGTGGGGGAGTGTTCAGAGACTCAGCTGTGAAATTCTTGAAAGGATTTTCATGTAATCTAGGCAACTGCTCGATTATGCACGCGGAACTGTGAGCAGTCATCCATGGGCTGACCATTTCTACAACAAACGGTTACCAAAAACTGGTGGTTGAGTCTGACTCAACTTCTGCTATCAACTTCATCAAGCATGGGTGTTCCCCAGCCCATCATTGTGCCCCTCTGGTTCAGGACATCCGAAACCTTGCTGCACACCTTCAACAAATCTTTTGGACGCACGCCCTTCGTGAAGCAAACACAGTGGCTGATCATCTCGCCAAGATGGAACAAGACCTCCCCCTTGGATTACACCTGTTTGATAGAGTCCCTCCGGACAACAACTATGCTTTGTTATGCGACTGCATAGGGACCCTTAGATTTAGAGGGTCTTAgttctatattttttctttgtgctgttttctttctttcctttgctGGGGTTCTTTAACCCCCCGTAGATCatccaaaaaaaatatcattattctTGTAACTAATtacaaattataataatttttaagagtCGACCTAATAAGTTAACATCTACACATTAAAAAAAGTCAATTAGATTtcattaatcttaattataaatcctaactaatttattaattaaattagtaaaagaTTAGTATTAGTAAAAATAAGGTTAATCAACAACTCTCAATTACTAATCAATTAGAGTAAGAATGATTTAATATCACCTTATTTCTTAACTGCAAAGCAAGTGTAAGAATCTACTTTATAACTACTTCAAATATTTTGTCATACACTTCATGTACATCATAAAATATAAACTTGCAATTAACTAAAATCTATTTCTAATCATCACCAAatttataataaacataaaattaacatcaagaaaaataaacaatatccataaaataaatactttaataaACATCAAaccaaaaatttaacataaagcaTCAAAAGTATTcataacaacaaaataaaaaagagaactaGAAGAAGATGAAATTAATGCTCAATTCTTGCAagaattaattgaaattaaagtaaaactAACATAAATTAACTAaacttaatcctaatcctaattctaaagaaaagagagagattttCACTCTAAAAAacctaactaaaatatactaaaattaaatttaaactctCCTAAGTTGCCTCCTTGAGTTTCCTCCTTAAATCATTGAATTTCTTATGCATTTCTCATCCACGTGCTTTATTAATTGAGGCATGTGCGCCCAAGGATGCATATACACAATATGGTATTTACACATCCGTTGCTTCGAATAGCATTCTTATTCTTCgtgaatttttcaatttttgcatgatttttttcatattttcaaactATCCTTACCTCCTAAACATTGAACAACTTAAACAAATATATCAACACatcaaataaaatagaaatagaattATATTGATAATTTTAAAAGCCTAAAAtgcatatttaattaattaagttcaattaaaaaaaatttacaaaagtacgcaatcatataaaaaaaaatgcaagtGAAAAATCTCATTCTTTTCAAcccaaaattaacataatatatgAATTTATCAAAAGGCTCAAATGATTGACTTCAAAAATGCATTCACAAAACCAATATATATGTTTTAGCTCTAAGACATTAATGGGCGTActcaacaaattaattatttaaaaaacttcTCTTTCTACTACTATGCTTAGAACAAAACTTAAATTATGGTATGAAAGAGGTGTGTGTTCAACCAATATTTAATACTTCTATGCCTATAACTACAAGACCTTTAAAAGACAAGAATGAATTGCTACAAAAAGATCACAATAATCTTTAAAAAATCAAACGTCTCAAATAGTTCTTAAAAGATAGAGAAATCTTTAAATTGATTTTAGCATACAAAAAATTCATAACCCCTTCTAtttactcaaaattaattttatcttttgtttaaatttattcaagaaatattgcgtgataaaaagattattctataaaatataaattttctatgatttcaaacAAAAAACATACGATTATGGTTGGGATCAGAATCCTCTCATTAGGGATCACAAtccctctttaatttcttttaaagttTCTAATTCATGACCCCACAAATGCAAATGTGGCTATGGGATTTTCCCCTCGAAGTTGCTGAGTTATGTAACAGGGAAGAAATGAAAAAGAACTCGTGCATAGCATCTCTCAGGTTTGAGTGATTACAATACACTTGCGATTGTCGTCCTAGCTTCTTTGCACAACATTTCAGCGTCTTTCCCACCTAAAGGTTTATGAATAACAACTTTTACCCAACCTACGTTTACTATACCCTCTCTTCCAGCTGGCATGATTTGACCAGTTCCAATAAGGGTTATTGGTACCACTGGAGCATTTGTCTTGGCAGCAATACTGAAGGCACCTTTCTGAAAATTCCCAAATAATTATAACACAATTTAGAATTAGTTCATTGACAAAATCTTACACACAAAGAGGTATGAAAAGCCCGAAGTTAATCTGTGACATGGCCTGATCTATGAAGTTAACTGTTAGGGAATTGGGTATAATGGGGTGCCTAAAGTCCAACATCGAGTAGTATGAGATGCTTCATGTTATATTTAAGGAGTGGTTCTTCTCCTTTTAACAGCTAGCTTTTAAGGTGTTTTCCACTTTCTTTAGGTACTTAACAAAGGTATCAAAGCCTTGGTTGTTGGTGCCATGGAAAGTGCTACCTATAGGCCAGATGCTAATAGCGGGTAGCAAAGTTGCTACCACTGGGTCGGTGTCAAAGAGTGAAGCCACCGAGGATGTGGGCTCTCCAAGGGCGGTGTATTGTTAGAGACTTGGGTATTATGGGGTGTCCAAAGTCCCATATCAGGTAGTATGGAATGCTTGATGTTGTATTTAAAGAGAGTGGTTTTTCTCCCTTAACAGCTAGCTTTTATGGTGTGGTTTTTCCACTTTTCTTAGATACTTAACACTAACACCACCCAAGAGGATAAGTAGATTGGGGTTCAATTTGCTATAGGAAAGTTAGCATGTGGTGTAAAATTCAACACCCCCCTTAAGAATTTACCAtagtgaaaaagaattaaaaagtgaAAGAATAAATGGACAAAAGTACACATGAAAGAGACAAAAATACACACAAAGTTGGTACTGAAAGTACACCCAAAAGATTTATTTCGATGGACAAAAGTATACCACGGGCCTTACAAACCCACTAATGGCATGGTATTTTTGTCCATCGAAAACAATATTTCGAGTATACTTTGATATTTACAATCTTTTGTATGTACTTTTGTCTACCACAAACCTTTTCATATGTACTTTTTGTCCATTTACTCAAAATGAAAAACTAAAATACATTAAGGAACTGTTGGTCATTGGTCATTAATGAATAACCTAAAATTGTTTGCATCCTTAAATATGATTATAGACAGATGAAAATCATTACATGAGTTGAGATACAAACCTTGAAAGCACCTAGTTTTCCATCTTTACTGCGTGTTCCCTCTGGAAAGAAAAAGACTGAGGCTCCCTTCCTGATAAGATCCATGCATCGTTTAAGACAATCCTATATGTGAAGAAGCATAACAGAACTGTGACTTTGAAAATCATATATAAACACAATTTAGAAATAAATTCATGGAAGACATTGGTATTGAATCAACAAGAATAAGTTAAAATTATCCACAGCATCAATCGCAAAAGTATACCATCTGGCTTCGGCTATCCATGCGCTTCAAAGGAATGGTGCCTAGAAGAAACATTGCCCACCCAATTATCGGA is a window encoding:
- the LOC114926112 gene encoding uncharacterized protein, with the translated sequence MGFDKSFVVDALGHSGGIWCLWDSSVWSVDVLEHDRQYIHLKVSGNNWSPWLFTAVYGSAQKVTRRALWNSLETYASNVNLPWCLLGDFNAMLHNHEKPGGTINNNQSAYKEFQECISTCGLVDLGYSGWPFTWKKGNLAKRLDRGLSNLEWQIAFPGAYVKHLPMLKSDHSPICLQLHIAMTQNRGRRPFCFHAAWITHPDFGNVVDTSWNVKNSWDEGILDFKNKIKEWNSSVFGNIFKRKHRILRRLQGIATSLGYSQDSFLEKLQKDLWLECENILIQEEILWFQKARCKWIKFGDRNTKFFHGSTMIRRRRNKITSLQNDNGD